In one window of Pseudooceanicola aestuarii DNA:
- a CDS encoding DMT family transporter: protein MILVTMVWGATFLTVQIAMTASGPLFFVGVRFCLAGLLSALIFHRVLRGLTGKEVFAGTAIGVMIFLGYALQTEGLRDVPSSKVAFITAFYVPLVPLLQWLVWRRAPRLMAWIGIALAFAGLVMISAPGARGLLFSWGEVVTILSAIAIAAEVILISYFAQGVDSRRVTLVQLWAAGLMSFALMPLAGESVPAFSWVWVLAALALGFASAVIQLVMNWGQKTVSPTRATIIYAGEPVWAGLVGRLAGERLGPLALIGGVLIVAGMVVSELRPRRRTPRTDRPERPL from the coding sequence ATGATCCTTGTCACCATGGTCTGGGGGGCAACCTTCCTGACCGTGCAGATCGCCATGACGGCCTCCGGCCCGCTGTTCTTCGTCGGCGTGCGGTTCTGTCTGGCAGGGCTGCTGTCGGCGCTGATCTTTCACCGCGTCCTGCGGGGCCTGACCGGCAAGGAGGTCTTTGCCGGTACCGCCATCGGGGTGATGATCTTCCTGGGCTACGCGCTTCAGACCGAGGGGCTGCGCGATGTGCCCAGTTCCAAGGTCGCCTTCATCACCGCCTTCTACGTGCCGCTGGTGCCGCTGCTGCAATGGCTGGTCTGGCGCCGGGCGCCCCGGCTGATGGCCTGGATCGGGATCGCGCTGGCCTTTGCCGGGCTGGTGATGATCTCGGCCCCCGGCGCCCGCGGCCTGCTGTTCAGCTGGGGGGAGGTTGTCACCATCCTGTCGGCCATCGCCATCGCGGCGGAGGTGATCCTGATCAGCTATTTCGCCCAGGGGGTGGACAGTCGCCGCGTCACGCTGGTGCAGCTATGGGCGGCCGGGTTGATGTCCTTTGCGCTGATGCCCCTGGCCGGAGAGAGCGTGCCGGCCTTCTCCTGGGTGTGGGTTCTGGCGGCGCTGGCCCTGGGGTTTGCCAGCGCGGTAATCCAGCTGGTGATGAATTGGGGCCAGAAGACCGTCAGCCCGACACGCGCGACGATCATCTACGCCGGCGAACCGGTCTGGGCCGGGCTGGTCGGACGGCTGGCGGGGGAACGGCTGGGCCCGCTGGCGTTGATCGGCGGGGTGCTGATCGTGGCCGGGATGGTGGTCAGCGAGCTGCGCCCCCGTCGCCGCACCCCGCGCACCGACCGGCCCGAACGGCCGTTGTAA
- a CDS encoding I78 family peptidase inhibitor: protein MPLTPLALLARITPPARLALLGGPCLALAACDISGGSSGTLDSCQGNGAAALIGQPLEAEAIANRAGAVRVIEPDTVVTMDHVPSRLNLYIDGNDRITRVTCG from the coding sequence ATGCCCCTCACCCCCCTTGCCCTGTTGGCCCGTATCACCCCGCCGGCGCGCCTTGCGTTGCTGGGCGGGCCGTGCCTTGCCCTTGCCGCCTGTGACATCAGCGGCGGCAGTTCCGGCACCTTGGACTCCTGCCAGGGCAACGGCGCGGCGGCCCTGATCGGCCAGCCCCTCGAAGCGGAGGCGATCGCCAACCGCGCCGGCGCCGTGCGCGTGATCGAACCGGACACGGTGGTGACCATGGATCACGTGCCCAGCCGTCTGAACCTGTATATCGACGGCAACGACCGCATCACCCGCGTGACCTGCGGCTGA
- a CDS encoding S-(hydroxymethyl)glutathione dehydrogenase/class III alcohol dehydrogenase, whose protein sequence is MRTKAAVAVQAGKPLEVMDVNLDGPKPGEVLVEIKATGICHTDEFTLSGADPEGLFPAILGHEGAGVVMEVGEGVTSLKPGDHVIPLYTPECRECYSCTSQKTNLCTSIRATQGQGVMPDGTSRFTTLEGDPILHYMGCSTFSNHTVLPEIALAKVREDAPFDKICYIGCGVTTGIGAVINTAKVEIGATAVVFGLGGIGLNVIQGLRLAGADMIIGVDLNPAKKEMAERFGMTHFVNPADLDEDIVPYIVNLTKRRGDLIGGADYTFDCTGNVKVMRQALECAHRGWGESIVIGVAPAGAEIATRPFQLVTGRVWKGTAFGGARGRTDVPRIVDWYMDGKIEIDPMITHQLALSDINKGFDLMHAGESIRSVVVY, encoded by the coding sequence ATGCGCACCAAAGCTGCCGTCGCCGTCCAGGCGGGCAAACCGCTGGAAGTCATGGATGTCAACCTTGACGGGCCCAAGCCGGGCGAAGTCCTTGTGGAAATCAAGGCCACCGGCATCTGCCACACCGATGAATTCACCCTGTCCGGGGCCGACCCCGAAGGTCTGTTCCCTGCCATTCTGGGCCACGAAGGCGCCGGCGTGGTGATGGAGGTCGGCGAGGGCGTGACCAGCCTGAAACCCGGCGATCACGTCATCCCGCTGTATACGCCCGAATGCCGCGAATGCTATTCCTGCACCTCGCAGAAAACCAATCTCTGCACCTCCATCCGGGCGACGCAGGGCCAGGGGGTGATGCCGGACGGCACCTCCCGATTTACCACGCTGGAGGGCGATCCGATCCTGCATTACATGGGCTGCTCCACCTTCTCCAACCATACCGTCCTGCCGGAAATCGCGCTGGCCAAGGTTCGCGAAGACGCGCCGTTCGACAAGATCTGCTATATCGGCTGCGGCGTCACCACGGGCATCGGCGCGGTGATCAACACCGCCAAGGTCGAGATCGGCGCCACCGCCGTGGTCTTTGGACTGGGTGGTATCGGGCTGAACGTGATCCAGGGCCTGCGCCTGGCCGGGGCCGATATGATCATCGGGGTCGATCTGAATCCGGCGAAGAAGGAAATGGCCGAAAGGTTCGGCATGACCCATTTCGTCAATCCGGCGGATCTGGACGAGGACATCGTGCCTTATATCGTCAACCTGACGAAGCGGCGCGGCGATCTGATCGGCGGTGCCGATTACACATTCGACTGCACCGGCAACGTAAAGGTCATGCGCCAGGCGCTGGAATGCGCGCATCGCGGCTGGGGCGAATCCATCGTCATCGGCGTGGCCCCGGCCGGGGCCGAAATCGCGACCCGGCCCTTCCAGCTGGTCACGGGGCGGGTCTGGAAAGGCACTGCCTTTGGCGGCGCGCGGGGCCGGACCGATGTGCCCCGGATCGTGGATTGGTACATGGACGGCAAGATCGAGATCGACCCGATGATCACCCACCAGCTGGCGCTGTCGGACATCAACAAGGGGTTCGACCTGATGCATGCGGGCGAAAGCATCCGCTCCGTCGTGGTCTACTGA